The following coding sequences lie in one Arachis ipaensis cultivar K30076 chromosome B03, Araip1.1, whole genome shotgun sequence genomic window:
- the LOC107634384 gene encoding cytochrome P450 CYP736A12-like, with amino-acid sequence MKRLCTSQLLSASKVSSFAGVREREVEATVKSIKRAAARGEVVNITEAVNHLVEDTTYKIVMGRSRDNEVDLTALVHEAISVSGAFNIADYVPWLGSFDLLLGSTRRLKKIAKAVDQVLEKIIEEHHTRGSGSGACHASRDHRDFIDILLSLMNQPVDPRDEQSQVMDRTNVKAILLDTIAGSFETSATVIVWVLSELLKHPRVMRNLQDELANLVGLNKFVQETHLTNLSYLDIVIKETLRLHPAGAFFPRETIKDTMVNGYHIREKTIIIINLWALGRDPKAWSNNANEFYPERFLTKNFDYRGYSFQFKPFGSGSRGCPGIHLGLTMVKLIVAQLVHCFTWELPSNMTPDELDMNEKFALTLTRAKNLHAVPTYRLLCEV; translated from the exons ATGAAGAGATTGTGCACGTCGCAGCTTCTGAGCGCGTCGAAGGTGTCGTCTTTTGCTGGTGTTAGGGAGAGAGAAGTGGAAGCGACGGTGAAATCGATCAAGAGAGCTGCAGCGAGAGGTGAGGTGGTGAATATTACTGAGGCGGTGAATCATCTTGTAGAGGATACAACGTATAAGATAGTGATGGGGCGTAGTAGGGATAATGAGGTTGATTTGACTGCCCTAGTTCATGAGGCTATTAGCGTCAGTGGAGCCTTTAATATCGCAGATTATGTGCCCTGGCTTGGATCTTTTGACCTTCTTCTG GGATCCACACGAAGGTTGAAGAAAATTGCTAAAGCTGTTGACCAAGTGTTGGAGAAGATAATTGAGGAGCATCACACTAGAGGTTCTGGTTCGGGTGCATGCCATGCCTCGAGGGACCACAGGGATTTCATTGACATATTACTCTCCCTTATGAACCAACCCGTTGATCCACGTGATGAACAGAGCCAAGTCATGGATCGAACCAACGTTAAGGCTATACTCCTAGATACTATTGCAGGGTCATTTGAAACTTCTGCAACCGTTATTGTATGGGTTTTATCCGAGCTGTTAAAGCATCCAAGAGTGATGAGAAACCTTCAAGACGAGCTAGCTAATTTGGTTGGATTGAACAAATTTGTGCAAGAGACCCATTTGACAAACCTAAGTTACTTGGATATTGTGATCAAAGAAACATTACGATTACATCCTGCTGGAGCATTTTTTCCCCGCGAAACAATTAAAGATACGATGGTTAATGGTTATCATATAAGAGAAAAGACAATAATCATAATAAACTTATGGGCATTGGGAAGAGATCCTAAGGCATGGTCTAATAACGCTAATGAGTTTTATCCCGAAAGATTTTTAACTAAAAATTTTGACTACCGTGGCTACAGCTTTCAGTTTAAACCATTTGGTTCTGGTAGCAGAGGATGTCCTGGAATACACCTAGGACTAACTATGGTGAAACTTATTGTGGCTCAGTTAGTACATTGCTTCACCTGGGAATTACCATCGAACATGACGCCAGATGAGTTGGACATGAACGAGAAATTTGCACTCACACTGACTAGAGCCAAGAACTTACATGCTGTGCCAACGTATCGTCTTCTTTGTGAAGTCTAA